Proteins encoded in a region of the Flavobacteriaceae bacterium HL-DH10 genome:
- a CDS encoding glycoside hydrolase family 2 TIM barrel-domain containing protein yields MIEQNTQKNKFLLTLVSILLCWNGIAQETKKIYLSGKDFKNPVQWEFMCTDGNNSKTWSTINVPSNWELEGFGEYTYGRWYKELNQKEPSKEEGFYKYKFNIPEDYRGKNIVIVFGGAMTDTEVKINGKSAGDIHQGGFYEFKYDISSLVNYGGENLLEAHVSKHSSNGSVNNAERKTDWWLFGGIYRPVWLEVSPKSFIKHVAVDAKMDGSLRADLNLKNIPNNSIIEANISPIGSNETFKTVTISLKDDEDFQTIEAKWDDVKAWNPESPHLYTLTLSLKNNGQSLHTSKTKIGFRTLEFLKKDGIYVNGKKIIMKGINRHTIWPESGRSTDKAISELDVNLLKDMNMNAVRFHYPPDTHFLEVCDSLGLFVLNEVAGWQNGYDTKTGTNLIKETVQRDVNHPSVIIWDHGNEGGWNYEIDHVFHDYDPQKRIVIHPWSDFNGWDTHHYPTYLTGMHRFNNGENVFFPTEFMHGTYDNGIGAGLEDFWKRYKQSPLFAGGFIWAMLDEAVLRSDWTGEQKYDSKGNLAADGVLGPHREKEGSFFTVKEVWSPIQFEPKLITSTFDGLFLITNEYIYTNLEDCKLEYRVLKANESILYTDEKAEVIASKPISIASIEPGETRKVHFDVPENFFEGDWLEITAQDKHGRDIYTWSWPIHHAPYLANKFITKEKVKKSAKASKSNNEVLLESKSITVKLSATSGKILNIENKNGNVPFVNGPKPIGMKAEVEDVTIEENEEAAICNIKYSGGIHSAKWTLFNDGRLKLELILLKNAGRTNGFDGAFFEGAINKFGVTFDFPEEGVEGMKWFGNGPYHVWKNRIKGTTLGLWEKDYNKTITGESFENLVYPEFKGYHANFIAGNLKTQNGNFRFFSENDKLFLRLFTPDLPEKAISKTFPQPKFPEGNISFMYEIPAMRAFKPLEHQGPESQPTNIRIKSGDDGIPMTLWFDFRDN; encoded by the coding sequence ATGATAGAACAAAACACACAGAAAAACAAATTTTTACTCACTCTTGTATCCATACTTTTATGTTGGAACGGGATTGCTCAAGAAACAAAAAAAATATACTTATCGGGTAAAGATTTTAAAAACCCAGTACAATGGGAGTTTATGTGTACCGATGGTAATAATAGTAAAACTTGGAGTACTATAAATGTGCCGTCTAACTGGGAATTAGAAGGTTTTGGTGAGTATACTTATGGTAGATGGTATAAAGAATTAAATCAAAAAGAACCGAGTAAAGAAGAAGGGTTTTATAAATATAAATTCAATATCCCAGAGGATTATAGAGGAAAAAATATTGTTATCGTTTTTGGAGGCGCCATGACCGATACCGAAGTTAAAATTAACGGAAAATCGGCAGGAGACATTCATCAAGGTGGCTTTTATGAATTCAAATATGATATTTCATCATTGGTAAATTATGGTGGAGAAAACCTTTTGGAGGCTCATGTATCAAAACACTCAAGTAATGGGTCTGTAAACAATGCAGAACGAAAAACAGACTGGTGGTTATTTGGAGGTATTTATCGTCCTGTTTGGTTAGAAGTCTCTCCTAAATCTTTTATAAAACATGTAGCTGTTGATGCTAAAATGGATGGTTCATTGAGAGCGGATTTGAATTTAAAAAATATTCCGAATAATTCAATAATAGAAGCGAATATAAGTCCGATTGGAAGTAATGAAACCTTTAAAACGGTTACAATTTCTTTAAAAGATGATGAAGATTTTCAAACTATTGAAGCCAAATGGGATGATGTAAAAGCATGGAATCCAGAATCACCTCATTTATATACTTTAACCTTGTCACTTAAAAATAATGGACAAAGCCTTCATACCTCTAAAACAAAAATAGGCTTTAGAACTCTAGAGTTTCTTAAAAAAGATGGTATTTACGTTAATGGTAAAAAAATTATCATGAAAGGGATTAACAGGCATACCATTTGGCCTGAATCTGGCAGAAGTACAGATAAGGCTATTAGTGAGTTAGATGTTAATTTACTTAAAGATATGAATATGAATGCGGTTCGATTTCATTATCCACCAGACACTCACTTTTTAGAAGTTTGCGATTCTTTGGGCTTGTTTGTTTTAAACGAAGTAGCTGGTTGGCAAAATGGGTATGATACTAAAACGGGGACTAACTTAATTAAGGAAACGGTACAAAGAGATGTGAATCATCCATCTGTAATCATTTGGGATCATGGTAATGAAGGTGGATGGAATTACGAAATAGACCATGTTTTTCATGATTACGATCCGCAAAAAAGAATTGTTATTCACCCTTGGTCAGATTTTAATGGTTGGGACACTCATCATTACCCAACCTATTTAACAGGTATGCATCGTTTTAATAATGGTGAAAATGTGTTTTTTCCAACCGAGTTTATGCATGGTACTTATGATAATGGAATAGGAGCAGGATTAGAAGATTTTTGGAAGCGGTATAAGCAAAGTCCATTATTTGCAGGTGGTTTTATTTGGGCAATGCTTGATGAAGCTGTTTTAAGAAGCGATTGGACCGGTGAACAAAAATATGATTCTAAAGGAAACTTAGCAGCCGATGGTGTTTTAGGACCGCATAGAGAAAAAGAGGGAAGTTTCTTTACAGTAAAAGAAGTATGGTCGCCTATTCAATTTGAACCTAAACTAATAACATCAACATTTGATGGATTGTTTTTAATTACAAACGAATATATTTATACAAATCTTGAAGATTGTAAATTGGAATACCGCGTTCTAAAAGCCAATGAAAGTATTTTATATACTGATGAAAAAGCAGAAGTAATAGCTTCAAAACCAATTTCAATAGCAAGTATAGAGCCAGGAGAAACCAGAAAAGTTCATTTTGATGTTCCAGAAAATTTCTTTGAAGGTGATTGGTTAGAGATAACAGCGCAAGATAAACACGGTAGAGACATTTATACTTGGTCATGGCCTATACATCATGCACCATATTTAGCAAACAAGTTTATTACTAAAGAAAAAGTCAAAAAATCTGCTAAAGCTTCTAAATCTAATAATGAAGTGCTTTTAGAGAGTAAAAGTATTACCGTAAAGTTGAGTGCGACTTCTGGTAAAATCCTAAATATTGAAAATAAAAATGGCAATGTACCTTTTGTAAATGGACCAAAGCCTATTGGTATGAAAGCGGAAGTTGAAGACGTTACTATTGAAGAGAATGAAGAAGCAGCCATTTGTAATATTAAATATTCAGGAGGTATTCATTCAGCAAAGTGGACACTTTTTAATGATGGAAGATTAAAATTAGAATTAATCCTATTAAAAAATGCAGGACGAACCAATGGTTTTGACGGGGCATTTTTTGAAGGGGCTATTAATAAATTTGGTGTTACGTTCGATTTTCCTGAAGAAGGTGTAGAAGGCATGAAGTGGTTTGGTAATGGACCATATCACGTTTGGAAAAACAGAATTAAAGGAACAACACTTGGACTTTGGGAGAAAGATTATAATAAAACAATAACAGGAGAGAGTTTTGAGAATTTGGTATATCCTGAATTTAAAGGGTATCATGCTAATTTTATTGCAGGAAACCTTAAAACTCAAAATGGAAATTTTAGGTTCTTTAGTGAAAATGATAAATTGTTTTTAAGGTTATTTACACCAGATCTTCCTGAAAAAGCCATTTCAAAAACGTTTCCTCAGCCTAAATTTCCAGAAGGAAATATTTCATTTATGTATGAGATACCTGCTATGAGAGCTTTTAAACCTTTAGAACATCAAGGACCCGAAAGTCAACCAACCAATATTAGAATCAAAAGTGGCGACGATGGAATTCCAATGACACTTTGGTTCGATTTTAGAGATAATTAA
- a CDS encoding rhamnogalacturonan acetylesterase: MKFINNSILFLFCLVLSHNMFAQTNDITKNFYFGKKLCETSGTIIDKPILYNNALGYGFDYQSVENVVFNKKSIAGDTSVYFSVKLPEGNYKIEVVIGGKKSSNTSIKAESRRLMLKEIKLKKNETSKHVFTVNVRSPKINKQASIKVKDRDKNQLNWDDKLTLEFLGAPSVKSLKISSVTAVKTVFLAGDSTVTDQDVEPWASWGQFITNYFSEDVVIANYAESGSSLSGFKGVKRLEKIVSLMKTGDYLFIEFAHNDEKQRGEGIGPWQSYSKLLKEYITEARNKGGIPVLVTPTQRRAFNKNGTLKPTHGDFPDAMRKVAKEMQVPLIDVTKMTTYMYESWGVEPSRKAFVQYPALTFPRQIKALEDNTHFNSFGANEIAKSVVQGIKDLNLELAKYLKPNIPDYNPKKPDNISDWTVPMSSRFEIKKPDGN, encoded by the coding sequence ATGAAATTCATTAACAATAGTATTTTATTTCTATTCTGTCTTGTTTTATCTCATAATATGTTTGCTCAAACTAACGATATAACTAAAAATTTTTATTTTGGAAAAAAGCTTTGTGAAACCTCAGGAACCATTATTGATAAGCCTATCTTGTATAATAATGCATTGGGTTATGGGTTTGATTATCAATCTGTAGAAAACGTTGTTTTTAATAAGAAATCTATAGCAGGTGATACGTCTGTTTATTTTTCAGTAAAATTACCAGAAGGAAATTATAAAATAGAAGTTGTTATTGGTGGTAAAAAAAGTTCAAATACTTCAATAAAAGCTGAATCTAGAAGGTTAATGCTTAAAGAAATAAAATTGAAAAAAAATGAAACCTCTAAACATGTTTTTACAGTAAATGTTAGATCTCCAAAAATTAATAAACAGGCATCAATAAAGGTAAAAGATCGAGATAAAAACCAGCTGAATTGGGATGATAAATTAACGCTAGAGTTTTTAGGAGCACCTAGCGTTAAAAGTTTAAAAATCAGTTCTGTTACAGCTGTTAAAACTGTTTTTTTAGCTGGAGACTCTACAGTAACAGATCAAGATGTAGAACCTTGGGCTTCATGGGGACAATTTATTACCAATTATTTCTCAGAGGATGTTGTCATTGCTAATTATGCCGAGTCAGGTTCCTCTTTAAGTGGTTTTAAAGGAGTAAAACGATTAGAGAAAATAGTGTCTTTAATGAAAACAGGTGATTATCTTTTTATAGAATTTGCACATAACGATGAAAAACAAAGAGGTGAAGGCATTGGGCCTTGGCAATCTTATAGTAAATTATTAAAAGAGTATATTACAGAAGCAAGAAATAAAGGAGGTATACCTGTGTTAGTAACGCCCACACAACGAAGAGCTTTTAATAAAAATGGGACATTAAAACCTACCCATGGCGATTTCCCTGATGCTATGCGAAAAGTAGCAAAAGAAATGCAAGTACCTTTAATAGATGTTACAAAAATGACAACTTATATGTACGAAAGTTGGGGAGTGGAACCTTCAAGAAAGGCTTTTGTTCAGTACCCTGCGCTTACATTTCCAAGGCAAATAAAAGCATTAGAAGATAACACCCACTTTAATAGTTTTGGAGCTAATGAAATTGCTAAAAGTGTTGTACAAGGTATTAAAGACTTAAATTTAGAACTTGCAAAATATTTAAAACCCAATATTCCAGATTATAATCCAAAGAAACCAGATAATATAAGTGATTGGACGGTGCCAATGAGTTCAAGATTTGAAATTAAAAAACCAGACGGTAATTAA
- a CDS encoding GntR family transcriptional regulator — translation MSQLIEIKINESSRIPKYKQIVDSVINDVSKGKLKIGEKIPSINELSESCYLSRDTVEKAYKILKEQKVIISVKGKGYYTAKTDLISKIQIFFMINKLSSYKMMIFNSFVNSIGINGHVTLSVYHCEESIFARTLEKNLGAYDYYIIMPHFKTDDSNHVSTTSIVQNAIEKIPKDKLVILDNDKLEIKGNYGAVYQDFQEDIYEALSKGVDKFRKYDKLVLVYPFKSVYPYPKRIVHGFRKFCSKYNFDFEILNEVYDDMDLDSKDIYVIIEENDLVNLVRQIRKKNLTLGNDVGIISYNDTSLKDLLGINVISTRFKAMGESAADLVLNNKKEKIKNIFEYIERNSV, via the coding sequence ATGTCTCAATTAATTGAAATAAAAATTAATGAATCATCCCGTATACCTAAATATAAGCAAATTGTAGATTCTGTAATTAATGATGTTTCTAAAGGGAAATTAAAAATTGGTGAAAAAATACCGTCTATAAATGAGTTAAGTGAATCTTGTTATTTATCTAGAGATACTGTAGAAAAAGCATATAAAATACTCAAAGAACAAAAAGTGATTATCTCTGTTAAAGGAAAGGGATATTATACAGCTAAAACAGATTTGATTTCTAAGATTCAAATTTTCTTCATGATAAATAAGCTAAGTTCTTATAAAATGATGATTTTTAATTCATTTGTAAATAGCATTGGAATAAACGGACATGTTACTTTATCTGTCTATCACTGTGAAGAATCTATTTTTGCTAGAACTTTAGAAAAGAACCTTGGTGCTTATGATTATTATATAATCATGCCGCATTTTAAAACTGATGATTCTAATCATGTAAGTACAACAAGTATAGTACAAAATGCTATTGAAAAAATCCCCAAAGATAAATTGGTGATTTTAGATAATGATAAATTAGAAATTAAAGGAAATTACGGAGCTGTATATCAGGATTTTCAAGAAGATATTTATGAGGCACTAAGTAAAGGTGTAGATAAATTTAGAAAATATGATAAGTTAGTATTGGTATATCCTTTTAAATCGGTTTATCCTTATCCTAAAAGGATTGTTCATGGCTTTAGAAAGTTTTGCTCAAAATATAATTTTGATTTTGAAATTTTAAATGAAGTGTATGACGATATGGATCTTGATAGTAAAGATATTTATGTCATTATCGAAGAAAATGATCTGGTTAATTTGGTAAGACAAATACGTAAAAAGAATTTAACTTTAGGAAATGATGTTGGTATAATCTCATACAATGATACGTCTTTAAAAGATCTTTTAGGAATAAATGTAATCAGTACTCGATTTAAGGCTATGGGCGAATCTGCAGCTGATTTAGTATTGAATAATAAGAAAGAAAAAATTAAAAATATTTTTGAATATATTGAAAGAAATTCTGTTTAA
- a CDS encoding DUF4450 domain-containing protein, with protein sequence MRLYKKLYCLLFFLLITLTSSTQEVTTNSKKIHYAPDGDNFILKNGARKFNRALYGTNTGFRVETGDLPEFALYMPKMGGNFKLGIATRSTSKWITESDSITTCYNSGTMLYEIHDTLLQKGVIKIQVVAHAENEAMILKVETENIPKNTTLIWLFGGASGKRFHREGDIGADPESVFYLKPEYCTNNQYTIQKDGFLLNYGSENNKEKTGNNRTIVGSFPKSEVKLVEAHLQKSPNELLNSEAKKAPAISGRIPLSSQDEFIWKIEKNDTFISTSQKQLETEFKEGIQKVKTLAARVKLKTPNKYINTLGGALAIAGDAIWESPAYLHGSVAWRMHLNAWRGAYVADPLGWHNRAETHFKAYGNSQIIEPESGPVVLDSSRNFARQKEILGTAMFSRGYISRHPNKNTVAHHYDMNSVFINQLLRHYQWTGNLDFMKEIWPVVQRHIAWEKRNFDADNDGLYDAYAAIWASDALQYTGGGVTYASAYNYSANLLAASIAKVLNENPEPYIEEANHIKAAIETKLWVAEKGVFAEYKDLLGNQLVHDNPGLWTIYHSLDEGIANAFQAYQSLRYVDTEIPHIPVKAEGLPYTDLELVSTSNWQPYTWSVNNVALAENLHASLAYWQGGRNEEAFKLWKSALIESMYLGASPGGFQQLSAYDAIRGELYRDFADPIGMAARSLVEGLFGIQPNAIKNMLTITPGFPKDWKEASLEVPDLSIAFAEEENVSKYHIVSKFKHEMTLQLCFNAPYEAINSITINNENVSWKLNESAIGSPKISIESPYQETYNIEINWKGETIETPTFEFVGAYGKPLQFKTSKANIVKIYDPQGSILEINRTNQQLDFKINAKEGHKTVFIQLKQNNMLWWQPIHLNVSPKADKNSNFQNWNHKLPTSTKFEMIPLESIFNSKITDIFEQQYLTPRPTSPTLQLPTQGIGNWCYPYIKPIIDDSGLRAKAGENNMIISPQNIPFQTPSKISKNNIAFVSQWDNFPKSIEIPLSGKASHVYFMMAGTTNPMQSRFTNGIIEISYTDGTVETLELKNPENWWPIEQDYFVNGLAFTTDAPKPPRVYLKTGEISRTFKNFKAIKGFSDYGIEGGAATLLDLPLDQNKTLNSLKLKAIANEVVIGLMSVTLVK encoded by the coding sequence ATGCGTCTTTATAAAAAACTTTATTGTTTACTTTTTTTTCTTCTAATTACATTAACATCATCTACCCAAGAGGTAACAACCAATTCTAAAAAGATTCACTATGCTCCAGATGGTGACAATTTTATTTTAAAAAATGGTGCTAGAAAATTCAATAGAGCTTTGTATGGTACTAATACTGGTTTTAGAGTAGAAACTGGTGATTTACCAGAATTTGCACTTTACATGCCTAAAATGGGTGGTAATTTTAAATTAGGAATTGCAACCAGATCTACAAGTAAATGGATTACAGAAAGTGATTCTATTACAACGTGTTATAACTCTGGAACCATGCTATATGAAATTCATGATACTTTATTACAAAAGGGCGTTATTAAAATACAAGTTGTTGCTCATGCCGAAAACGAAGCCATGATTTTAAAAGTTGAAACTGAAAACATACCTAAAAACACTACACTAATTTGGCTATTTGGAGGTGCTAGCGGAAAACGGTTTCATAGAGAAGGTGATATTGGAGCAGATCCAGAATCTGTATTTTATTTAAAACCTGAATATTGTACAAATAATCAATATACGATTCAAAAGGATGGTTTTCTTTTAAATTATGGCTCAGAAAACAACAAAGAAAAAACAGGAAATAATAGAACTATTGTTGGAAGCTTTCCAAAATCGGAAGTCAAACTTGTGGAAGCTCACCTTCAGAAATCACCTAATGAATTATTAAATTCTGAAGCAAAAAAAGCCCCTGCTATTTCTGGCAGAATCCCATTAAGCAGCCAAGATGAGTTCATTTGGAAAATAGAAAAAAATGACACATTTATTTCCACAAGTCAAAAACAATTAGAAACAGAATTTAAAGAAGGCATACAAAAAGTTAAAACTTTAGCTGCAAGAGTTAAGCTAAAGACGCCTAATAAATACATAAATACTTTAGGAGGCGCTTTAGCTATTGCGGGTGATGCTATTTGGGAAAGTCCAGCCTATTTACATGGTTCAGTCGCATGGCGCATGCACTTAAATGCATGGCGTGGTGCTTATGTTGCCGATCCTCTAGGTTGGCATAATAGAGCTGAAACGCATTTTAAAGCCTATGGAAATTCGCAAATTATAGAACCCGAATCAGGTCCTGTTGTATTAGATAGTTCTAGAAATTTTGCTAGACAAAAAGAAATATTAGGAACCGCCATGTTTAGTCGCGGTTATATAAGCAGACACCCAAACAAAAATACGGTAGCACATCATTATGATATGAATTCAGTATTTATTAATCAATTACTAAGGCATTATCAATGGACCGGTAATTTAGATTTCATGAAAGAAATATGGCCTGTTGTTCAGCGTCATATCGCATGGGAAAAACGAAATTTTGATGCTGATAACGACGGACTCTATGATGCCTATGCTGCTATATGGGCAAGCGATGCTTTACAATATACAGGTGGTGGTGTTACATACGCTTCAGCTTATAATTATTCTGCAAACTTGTTAGCTGCAAGTATTGCTAAAGTATTAAATGAAAATCCAGAACCTTATATTGAAGAAGCTAATCATATTAAAGCAGCTATTGAAACAAAACTATGGGTTGCAGAAAAAGGCGTATTTGCCGAATACAAAGATTTATTAGGCAATCAATTAGTGCATGATAACCCTGGTCTTTGGACTATTTATCACAGCTTAGATGAAGGTATTGCAAATGCATTTCAAGCCTATCAATCTTTAAGATATGTTGATACAGAAATTCCGCATATTCCTGTAAAAGCAGAAGGGTTACCTTATACCGATTTAGAATTAGTATCCACTTCCAACTGGCAGCCCTATACATGGTCTGTAAACAATGTAGCTCTAGCAGAAAATTTACATGCCTCTTTAGCTTATTGGCAAGGTGGCAGAAATGAGGAAGCTTTCAAATTATGGAAAAGTGCTTTAATTGAAAGCATGTATTTAGGGGCATCACCAGGTGGTTTTCAGCAATTATCGGCTTATGATGCTATTCGAGGTGAATTGTATCGCGATTTTGCAGATCCTATTGGTATGGCCGCACGTTCTTTAGTAGAAGGTTTATTTGGAATACAACCCAATGCTATAAAAAACATGTTGACTATAACTCCTGGTTTTCCTAAAGATTGGAAAGAAGCGTCTTTAGAGGTTCCAGATCTTTCTATCGCTTTCGCGGAAGAAGAAAACGTTTCGAAGTACCATATCGTTTCAAAATTTAAACATGAAATGACACTTCAATTGTGTTTCAATGCACCCTATGAAGCGATTAACTCTATTACAATCAACAATGAGAATGTATCGTGGAAATTAAATGAATCTGCCATCGGAAGTCCTAAAATCAGTATTGAAAGTCCATATCAGGAAACATACAATATTGAAATAAACTGGAAGGGTGAAACAATAGAAACCCCAACATTCGAATTCGTTGGAGCTTATGGAAAACCTCTTCAGTTTAAAACTTCAAAGGCTAACATTGTAAAAATTTACGATCCGCAAGGTTCTATTTTAGAAATAAACAGAACAAATCAACAATTAGATTTCAAAATAAATGCTAAAGAAGGACATAAAACCGTCTTCATTCAGCTAAAACAAAACAACATGCTTTGGTGGCAACCTATACATTTAAATGTTAGTCCTAAAGCAGACAAAAATTCTAATTTTCAAAATTGGAATCATAAGCTTCCAACAAGTACCAAATTTGAAATGATTCCATTAGAATCCATTTTCAATAGCAAAATAACCGATATTTTCGAACAACAATATTTAACACCAAGACCAACATCTCCTACGCTTCAATTACCAACTCAAGGTATTGGAAACTGGTGTTATCCTTATATAAAACCTATTATTGACGATTCTGGATTGCGAGCAAAAGCAGGCGAGAACAATATGATTATTAGTCCGCAAAACATTCCGTTTCAAACCCCTTCCAAAATCAGTAAAAACAATATTGCTTTTGTGTCTCAATGGGATAATTTTCCAAAATCCATAGAAATTCCGCTTTCAGGAAAAGCTTCTCATGTCTATTTTATGATGGCTGGAACAACTAATCCCATGCAAAGTAGGTTTACAAATGGTATTATAGAAATATCATATACCGATGGAACTGTTGAAACTTTAGAATTAAAAAATCCAGAAAATTGGTGGCCTATAGAACAAGATTATTTTGTAAACGGATTAGCCTTTACAACCGATGCACCAAAACCTCCCAGAGTATATTTAAAAACAGGTGAAATTAGTAGAACATTTAAAAATTTTAAAGCTATAAAAGGCTTTAGCGATTACGGAATAGAAGGAGGTGCAGCAACCCTTTTAGATTTACCTTTAGATCAAAATAAAACATTAAATTCACTTAAACTTAAAGCTATTGCAAATGAAGTTGTTATTGGCTTAATGAGTGTAACGTTAGTTAAATAA
- a CDS encoding glycoside hydrolase family protein, with amino-acid sequence MKRKDFISTTILATLGVTIPMQAYPFLDINQKTPKLSDFEKRLTPVGRALEFEGYYVWCNSPIQGPDEKTHVFFSRWPKIKSMSGWTNSSEIAHAVADKPEGPYKYVSTVLAPRGKGFWDATTCHNPSIHFVDGKYALFFMGNSNRKLNTQRIGLATADSLYGPWKRPDEPLLNPGKEGEWDDHCTTNPSFLKHPNGEYWMYYKSFDTEGYIHPKFKIRGNRKYGLAIAKTLEGPYIKYDGNPVIDYHKMGNNQQCEDAFVWYDGKFKMLARDLGVYGIDKGLYMESKDGKNWSEPQIGYQELKKYVKQPPAPKHLNRYGRAERPQILFQNGKPTHMFTASQGGKYETSSGFIFKIN; translated from the coding sequence ATGAAAAGGAAGGATTTTATTTCTACAACTATACTTGCAACTTTGGGTGTGACAATACCCATGCAGGCATATCCTTTTCTTGATATTAATCAGAAAACCCCAAAGCTTTCTGATTTTGAAAAAAGGTTAACCCCAGTTGGTAGAGCATTAGAGTTTGAAGGTTATTATGTTTGGTGCAACAGTCCAATTCAGGGTCCAGATGAAAAAACCCATGTGTTTTTTTCTCGTTGGCCAAAAATTAAAAGTATGAGCGGATGGACAAATAGTTCTGAAATAGCTCATGCTGTAGCAGATAAACCTGAAGGCCCATATAAATATGTAAGTACTGTTTTAGCACCTCGTGGTAAAGGGTTTTGGGACGCTACAACATGTCACAATCCAAGTATTCATTTTGTAGATGGCAAGTATGCTTTATTTTTTATGGGAAACTCTAACAGAAAACTAAATACACAACGTATAGGTTTAGCAACTGCCGATTCTCTTTATGGTCCATGGAAAAGACCAGATGAACCATTATTAAATCCAGGAAAAGAAGGTGAATGGGATGACCATTGCACAACCAACCCTTCTTTTTTAAAACATCCAAATGGAGAATATTGGATGTACTACAAATCATTTGATACTGAAGGATATATTCATCCAAAATTTAAAATTAGAGGCAATAGAAAGTATGGATTAGCCATTGCAAAAACACTTGAAGGTCCTTATATTAAATATGATGGTAATCCAGTTATTGATTATCATAAAATGGGAAATAACCAACAATGTGAAGATGCTTTTGTCTGGTATGATGGTAAGTTTAAAATGCTTGCTAGAGATTTGGGTGTTTATGGTATTGATAAAGGACTTTATATGGAATCAAAAGATGGCAAAAACTGGTCTGAACCACAAATTGGCTATCAGGAATTAAAAAAATATGTAAAACAACCTCCAGCTCCTAAACATTTAAATCGCTACGGAAGAGCAGAACGTCCACAAATATTATTTCAAAACGGAAAACCAACCCATATGTTTACAGCGTCACAGGGTGGTAAATATGAAACCTCATCTGGTTTTATTTTTAAAATAAACTAA
- a CDS encoding galactokinase family protein, with amino-acid sequence MNNALIKKVKDSFINTYNLEPIMVFSPGRINIIGEHTDYNDGFVFPAAVNKGIVAALQKSDSNTSKASALDLDETIQFSTETISPLEKESWGNYILGVISEIQKKGLPLIIST; translated from the coding sequence ATGAACAACGCACTAATTAAAAAAGTAAAAGACAGCTTTATTAATACATACAATTTAGAACCGATTATGGTTTTTTCTCCAGGTAGAATTAATATTATTGGTGAACATACTGATTATAACGATGGATTTGTCTTTCCTGCTGCAGTTAATAAAGGTATTGTTGCTGCGCTTCAAAAAAGTGATTCTAATACGTCTAAAGCAAGTGCATTAGATTTAGATGAAACTATTCAATTTTCAACTGAAACTATTAGTCCGTTAGAAAAAGAAAGTTGGGGAAATTATATATTAGGAGTCATTTCGGAAATTCAAAAAAAGGGATTACCGTTGATAATTTCAACATAA
- the galK gene encoding galactokinase, with the protein MGKLYIRSHFGNSKKGITVDNFNITFSGNIPAGSGMSSSAALENAVVFGLNKLFDLGLTKTEMIIISQKAEHNYVGVNCGIMDQYASMFGIKNHALLLDCRTIKATPFEINFEKHELMLINTNVKHSLSDSAYNDRRSVCEKVSSMLNIKALRDATEADLEKVKDTISNEDFQKALFVIEENKRAENASKAMTDGDLKTLGALIYSSHDGLQNQYKVSCDELDFLVQQAKENQDILGARMMGGGFGGCTINLIAKTAVDQFKTSVSKAYKAKFDKDCSIYSVELSDGTHLIK; encoded by the coding sequence TTGGGGAAATTATATATTAGGAGTCATTTCGGAAATTCAAAAAAAGGGATTACCGTTGATAATTTCAACATAACTTTTAGTGGAAACATTCCTGCAGGTTCTGGTATGTCATCATCTGCTGCTTTAGAAAACGCAGTTGTTTTTGGCTTGAATAAATTATTCGATTTAGGATTAACAAAAACTGAAATGATTATAATTTCACAAAAAGCTGAGCATAATTATGTAGGTGTTAATTGTGGTATTATGGATCAATATGCCAGCATGTTTGGTATAAAAAACCATGCCTTACTTTTGGATTGCAGAACCATTAAAGCAACACCTTTTGAAATTAATTTCGAAAAACATGAGCTTATGCTAATCAACACCAACGTAAAGCATAGCTTGTCTGATAGTGCTTATAACGATAGGCGTTCGGTTTGCGAAAAGGTATCAAGCATGTTAAACATTAAAGCTTTAAGAGATGCTACTGAAGCAGATTTAGAAAAAGTAAAAGATACTATTTCTAACGAAGATTTTCAAAAAGCACTTTTCGTTATTGAAGAAAACAAACGTGCAGAAAATGCTTCTAAAGCGATGACTGATGGTGATTTAAAAACATTAGGAGCTTTAATTTATAGCTCCCATGATGGCTTACAAAACCAATATAAAGTAAGCTGCGACGAGTTAGATTTTCTTGTACAACAAGCCAAAGAAAATCAAGATATATTAGGTGCGAGAATGATGGGTGGCGGTTTTGGTGGCTGCACCATAAATTTAATTGCAAAAACAGCTGTAGATCAATTTAAAACATCTGTTTCAAAAGCATATAAAGCAAAGTTTGATAAAGACTGTTCTATCTATTCTGTTGAGCTTTCAGATGGCACACATCTTATAAAATAA